Within the Nitrospira sp. CR1.1 genome, the region CCCCCGTGGCCGTACCGCCGCCTCCAGCTCCGGCCCCGCCTGCACCAGCGCCGGTCACTGTGGCTACAGGACCGATTCAGGTGACCCCCTCGGCCTTGAGCCTGACCAGCGCCAATAACGTCGGCACCTTGACCCTGAAGAAAACGGGAACCGACCAACACGCCTACTACCTCAGCACGAACCAGGGGTGGATCTGGATGAATCCCCCTTATGGCAGCACGCAAACGATTACCACCGAAACCGATCAGCTGGTCATTACGGCCCAGACGAACGGCCTGGCAGCCGGCACCTATTCAGGAGTGGTGTACATCGTCGAATCAGGACCCAATAACTTCGCCAATATGCTCCGGATTCCAGTGACCCTCACGGTCGCCGCGGGGCAGGCCACGTCAAGCACGCCGACTGCCCCGACCCAGCCGACGGTGGCGACCCCGCCCCCGCCGCCTCCCAGCCCTCCGTCACCGGTCGCTGTGACACCGACTCCGACGTCGTCCGCCTCTTCCACGGCGCCCAAGACCGCCAACGCTACGGTGAGTTGGTATGCGAATACCGAATCTGACCTGGCCGGTTACCGCATCTATGTGGGCACGCGATCTGGCAGCTACGGATTCGTAGGACCGTTCGAAGTCACGAACAGCACCAGTTTCACCGTGCCAAACCTTCCGCTCGGTGCCACGTACTTCTTTGCCGTCTCGGCTTTTGACAAGTCGGGGAACGAAAGTGCGAAATCTACGGAAGTCAGTAAGAGCCTGTTTTAACTCGCAGCGAGACACCGTGAGCTGGTGCGCTCGGGCGCCCGGCTCACGGCGAAGCGGTCGGACCACCGGACCTGGCGCATCGAAATCCTGTATAGCTATTGCGCGTCTCCGGCGGCAACTTGAACCGGCCATAGGTGAGCAGATACTTCGGCAAGTCTGACCAGGACCCTCCCCTCACCACTCGAAATAATCCGACATCAGGCCCGGAGGGATTGTTGCGCGAACCCGTCTCGTAATAATTCGCCCCGTACCAATCCGCGACCCATTCTCCCGCATTTCCTGCCATCTGATACAGGCCATAGGGGCTACGCCCCTGTTCGTAACGCTCCACGGGGACCAGCACCTGGCTGTAGCTGAACCGGGCGCCCAATCCGAAATTGGCCGATTCCTCGCGCGGACTCTGATTGCCCCATGGAAACAGCCGTCCGTCAATCCCTCGTGCCGCCTTCTCCCACTCGGCTTCGGTCGGGAGCCGTTTGCCCCGCCACTCGCAATAGGCGGCGGCGTCGAACCAGTTGACGCCGATGACCGGACGGTCATAGTGCTGCGACAGGTCCACCGACTCCCATTGCCAGGGCGCTGGATGCTTCGTGGAGGCAAGGAATTCAGCGTAATGCCCGGTCGTCACCTCGTCACGGTCAATCTCAAACCGGTCGATCCACACCTCATGCTGCGGTTTCTCGTCCTCCAACGCGTCCGTCCCATTGGCGCCCATACGAAAGACCCCCTCAGGAACCATCGCCATCGGGACCTCGGGATAGGCCTGCGTCTCCAGACTGGGGCGCGGGTGGCGCAACTGCTCAAGCAGCCCGCCGGCCGACTCAGCCGGGCACAGCGGGGCAATGACCAGCAGACAGGTGAGCAGGGCAACGCGCAAGGGACGCATGATCGCTGTGGATGAGGGGGAGGTTGTAGAAACACCGCCCATGAAGATCTGCACCTGGGTTCTCGCCGTAACAGTTGGCTTCGACAGACGGTCAGGGGATGATGCCGCCCACAACCCAATGCCGATCATCTGGCACGTCGATGAGGAGCCTGGATAAATTCATCTCAGCCA harbors:
- a CDS encoding SUMF1/EgtB/PvdO family nonheme iron enzyme codes for the protein MIGIGLWAASSPDRLSKPTVTARTQVQIFMGGVSTTSPSSTAIMRPLRVALLTCLLVIAPLCPAESAGGLLEQLRHPRPSLETQAYPEVPMAMVPEGVFRMGANGTDALEDEKPQHEVWIDRFEIDRDEVTTGHYAEFLASTKHPAPWQWESVDLSQHYDRPVIGVNWFDAAAYCEWRGKRLPTEAEWEKAARGIDGRLFPWGNQSPREESANFGLGARFSYSQVLVPVERYEQGRSPYGLYQMAGNAGEWVADWYGANYYETGSRNNPSGPDVGLFRVVRGGSWSDLPKYLLTYGRFKLPPETRNSYTGFRCARSGGPTASP